Within the Vagococcus carniphilus genome, the region AGTACATTCATTGCTGGGTAATAAATATTTAAAAATGATGGTAAAGAATCAAATTGATAAGAAGCTTTAATTTCTTCAATCGTTTCTTGACCAATATCCACTTTATTTTTTTGAGCTAATTTTAACTTTAAATCAGGTTCTAGTGTTCCTTCTAAATGTAAATGTAGTTCAGCTTTTGGTAATCCCTTAATAAAATCTAACGATATGTTTTTTGACACATTGTTCTCCCCATTCATCACTTATTTAAGAACAATATATCATTTTTATATTTAAATTCAAGATATTTAACTTAAAATACGAATTAAAATGTTTTTTATTATAAATATCATTCGTTTATTCTGTCCGAACGTTCGGATTACTTTAATTTTTACTGATTAGTGCTAATTTATATTTTTGTCCTTTTACTGTTCTTTTTTTAGATATCCTCTTCATATAAAAATATCTACTTTATAATAAAGTGACAGAGGAGTGAATAGGATGGTTTTAAGAATGGTTGAAACGTTTATCGTAGGATTACTAGGTGGCATTATCGCTAAAAAAATAAAAATACCAGCCCCTTTTATGACTGGTAGTATGCTTGCTGTCGCTTTATTTTCTGTTTTAACTGAGCAAACTCTTATGCCTAGTACGTTCAAGATAATTGCACAAATTGTTAGTGGAGCCTATATTGGACAACAAGTTAGTAAAGCTGACCTACTAAACTTACCTAAAATAGGGAAATCTATTCTCTTTTTGATGTTACTTTTTACTTTCAATATGTTTGCTATGGGATTTGTTTTTCATCATTTTTTTCAAATGGATTTAGTGACTGCCCTACTTAGTTGTATGCCTGGTGGGATTATGGATGTCTCACTTATCAGTATTGATATGGGAGCAGAATCAGAAATAGTCGCAACAATGCAGCTTTCTCGTCTTGTCGGAATTCTTCTAATTTTACCAGTCTGGATTAATTTTTTATTAAAACATTTTGGAGACGAACAGAAAGAAACTTCTTCCAATACGTCTCCAAAAAAATTAGAAAAAACGTTACCCATTGGTACAAATCGACACTTGTCAAATGACCTACTTATTTTAATTGTTTCAGGTATTGGTGGGGCAATTGGTATTTATCTAGGAATTCCTGTTGGCGCTTTAATCTTTTCACTTATTTTCTCTTGTCTTTTAAAATTAACTAAAAACACCGCTCAACTTAATAGCAATATTCGATATCTTGCCCAAATTCTTGCTGGATCAATTATAGGAAGCACTTTTACTCGACATAGTATGACTCAAATTCATCAACTGATTGTCCCAGCAACTTTATTACTATTTAGTTATCTTTTTATTAATGTCTTATTTGGTGTCATTATTTATAAGAGAGGTATTCTTGATTTAAAATCAGCTTTGTTTGCGTCTTCTCCTGCTGGTGCAACAGACATCTCATTGATTGCTGGCGAATTAGGAGGAGATATGCCAAAAATTGCAGCTATCCAAATCAGTCGAACCATTTATACAATTGTTGTCCTTCCGACTTTGGTGCAGTGGTTTATCCAGTAATAAAATATTCGTCATTTAAAAATTAATCAATTTTCAATAATTTCTTTATTATTTTTTCTAAAAAATTATGCCAAAGGATTGTTCCGATTAAAACAAGCATAATAAATCTAAAATACCAAGCGTAATCAATATCAAATAACTCATTTCCTTCAAAAAAATTAAATCCTATATCGATTGCTAACCATACAAGAATCAACCCTACTAGATTGTTCCAATTTTCCCAAGCTATGCCCTTTTTAACATAATTATCTTTCTTATTAACTAAATGAATATCTTCTCTCATCAATTCATCTAAAGATATCTCAAAGAAATCGCTTAATTGGATGAGTTGATGTAAGTCAGGATAGCTTTTTCCTGTTTCCCATTTTGAAACCAAAGGACGACTCACAAATAACTTCTTAGCTAAGTCTTCTTGTGTCATATTTTTATTCACTCGATTTTCCTTTATCATCTCACCTATTTTCATTGTAACCACCCCTTTAATTAATCATACCTTATCCGTTTAAAAATAAGCCCTTTTCATCTAAAAAAAGTGTGATACAATTCGTTACAGCTTGATTTAATACGGTTTGCCAAACGCTAGTTTATCATCTCATTTTTTAATTTTTTATTTTTCTTAATAATTCCTTTATAAAAATTTCTTATTTTATCCTAATTTCATCACAATTTATACACATCTATGTTCTATTATATAAGCATACCAACAAAACAACCCTAACAAACTTTTTCATTTTATTTACTCCTCCAAAGTAAATAAAACAACTCCTTTTTAAAGCGATCAGTCGATGACTGGTCGTTTTTTTTTGATTTAAAGGCATCATGGTATAATTAGATACAATATTTATTTCAATAAAATAAAAAGGATACTTTTAAAATGGAAAATACTTTTAAACTAGATACTGGTGATAACCTTTTTCTATCACCCCATATAACTAGTCAAACTATTATTGATTTAGTTCAAAAATTAAGTAAAAATGAACTTGATTTTATCGTTTTGGAACCAAAGACGCCTATTAAAAACAGCCTCTATATTCAAATAATTTACGGGTTTTCTGTAGAATTACGCCTTGTTTTACCTAATGACGAGATACGACACTATTCTTATGAAACTGAAAATATGAATGAAGTCATCACTATTTTTCTTAATTATTTTGAAAAGAAAGAAATACCCAATTTAGACACATGGGAAGATATATCTGATTCATTTCGTCCAAATCTATTTTCAACTATTTTCTCTAAATTAAGAAGTTCAAAAAAGAAAAGGAGATGATTTGAATGAATAAATCTTATTTTTTCTCACTTATAAGTTGTTCTCTCTTTATTTTAGGCTGGATCTGTTGGATTCCAAATCTATTCTTTTACAACCCTAATGATCCGCCTATATTCATATTCTTTACGCCAATTATTGGTGCTATCGGTATTTTCTTTGCTTCAAAAATAGAGTCTACAAAAATGAAATACTTCCTGTTTTTTCTCAATCTAACAGTCACCTTTAGTATTGGTCTAATTTTTTTCTTGGGAACACTTTTTTTTCGGACCTTAATCATTCTCAATAGATATTATTTCTGCCCTCATCTTTTCGAACTAGTGTAATAATACCGTGAATTGTTAACCCTAGGATAAGAAAAACTAGCAAGCCTATTGCCACTAAAATAGTCCACATTTGCCAAGTTTCTGGTTTTTTTAAGACAACTAATAGCAATGAAACCATCATTCCTACAAATAGCGAAACAGCATAAAATAAACCAATAGCCGTATCGTATTTATTAATTGGCATCTCCATTTTTTCTACTTCCTTATCAATCATCTTTTGGTCATCTCCTATTTTACTACTTTGCTCTTTTCGAACTAGCTGATCAAGATTAGCTCCTAATACTGCTGATAACTTTTCTATAGTTGGTCTATCAGGAACTGTTACATTTCTCTCCCAATTAGAAACAGCTTGTCTTGTTACATGTAATTCTTTTGCCAAGTCATCTTGTGTTAACTTTTTTTCTTTTCTCTTTTGCGATATCAAGTTACCTGCGTCTTCACTCATTTGCTGACCTCCTCACTCAATCATGACAGATTATTTTTACATTTTACAGCAATTATCTTCTTAATTGCGCAATTATTTAGCAATCTAAAAAAAGTTTTTATTTTGTCACGACTTTGTCACAGCATTTTGTTAAGGTATGACTATAACAACTTTAGTTGTTTTCATTATTATTTGCTCCTAATGAGTAAATATACTTTTCCTTTTTTTAGACTAGTCTTGGGGTGACTAGTCTTTTTTTATTTATTATAAATCTTTCATGAAAAGGAATGCCAGTCCCTGTAAAAGGTTCATGAATATTTTGATACAATTTTGATATCATGCTATAATGGTATCGCAAAGAAGTTATCACAGTAACACGAAGCCCCTGAAGAAGTCGGATTCTTCAGGGGCTTATTTGTGGGCTAATGTCGCCTTAATTTTGTTTTACTTCTTGTCTCGATTATTCAGCCAGTAATCAAAAAAGGTTATTAATATACCTACAAGAAGGGAGCAAAGAAAGTTCGTTATCACAGTAACACCTCTTCTCAGCCGCTAGACTGTCGGATAGGCGACAATTTATTATATCAAAATAAATCTTTCATAAAAAGGAGTCATGATTATCAAAGTTTATTCACAATTAGAAGCTATTATATATATATACCAACAAAACAAACCTAACAAACTTTTTCATTTTATTTACTCCTCCAAAGTAAATAAACAACTCCTTTTTTGACCTCTAGTATTGACTAGGGGTCTTTTTCTTGAGATCAATGCAAAAAAAGCAATCAAGTTACTATGAGAGACAGTTACTTGATTGCTTTTTTATCTTTTTATTTTCTTAATTGTTCTAAGATATCTTTTGGAACGTTTTTTTCTTCCGTTACGTAAGGCCCTTTTACGACTCTTTTATTAGAAATCTCTGCTTTCACAATCGTTCCTGGTTGATAAGGAGTTGGATTAGGACTTGTCATGCTATAACTTTGAGTTTGTCTTTTTCCATTTTCCTTAACAAAATCAAATGAATAATCGTAAGAATAATTTAAAGTACCATCACTTTCTTTAATTTTCTTTCCGCTCATATCAAGAGCTTCTTTCTTCTCAGGTACTTCAGCAGGTACTACTGCATAAGCTGTTGTGGCTTTATATGTATCATTGTAATAAGCGTATGTTTTAAATCCAACTACTCCTAATATGGCAACAAAAATAATCGGGATAATTTTTTTCATGATAATCTCTCCTTTATTTGTTTATAGTTACACTTTAACAAACTCATCTTACAGGAAAAATTGATGTTACTTACATTCTTGTCACCTATTTTCTTCTTAACTTTTTCTTTAAAGAATTTTCACTATTTATCTTATTTTTATCATTATTTTGACATATCTATCCCTTATTATATGAGCATACCAACAAAACAAACCTAACAAACTTTTTCATTTATTTACTCCTCCAAAGTAAATAAACAACTCCTTTTTCAGGTCATCTTTTGAGATGACCTGTTTTTTGTCTACCTAAGATCTTGTCGTTGATTTTTTATTAATAGTCTCATAGCAAATAAGATACCTGCTAAAAATAGGAAAATTGCTACGCAAAGTTCACCATTAAAAAAACCAAAAGAACGATACCAAAAATTTTGATTGTAAAAAGCATTTTTCATAATGCTCATTGTAACTAAAGTAAAAATCGTTAATAAAGGAATTATCTTCAGTGTCATGGATAAATAATTTTTACTTGTTTGAGATAAAGTAAATAATAAACTACAGAATCCCATCCCGATTAAATAAATAAGTAAGATTAACAGACCTAACCACTTCCCAAAGGTTATTGAGAGATAAGAATAAATAAAATCAAAGTCTGTTACTGAAAAAAATGAATTTAACCCACTATCAAAATAGCGTACATATCCTGTACTCAAAATAGGAGCAAGAAAGACGACTAAAGAAATGGTTATAATCATGAAACCAGCAAACATAATTGAGACATATTGTGTATAGTTAATTTTTCTTCCCTTTTTGCTACTCCACTGGAGCGTTTTTACTTTTAGTATATTGTCTCGCACTAAATGACTCGGTAATAGGACAACCATTAGAACCAGACTTAGCAGTAAAACATTTTCCATTAAACTTGTTACTGTACTTGGTAAGTATTCTGGTAAAATATTGCGCCAATCTTCCTCTTCAAATATTGCCTGCTTAATTCTCAATTTCTCCTTTTCATCTTTTACTTTAACCTGTTTTAAAAAAACCTTCTCGTCTTTAAAATAAGAGATACTTTTTTGAATCTGTTGAGCTATTTCTATTTTACTGATTAATTGATTTTTATTTAACTCTTGATAAAAGTTAAATAAAAGCTGTCTTTCTTTTTTATCTTTTTCATTTAAATCATACACGGCTCCTTCTGGTAACGAGTCTCTATATGACACAAATTCTTGATAGTTAGTCAACTTGTGTTTTTTTCCAAAATCACTTGCTGAAATTTGTTTATCTGCTGTCTCTATCAATTTATCTGTTTCTTTTGCTACTTGTTTAAAATCTTCATCTTGCATTTTTTTCCCAAACTCATCTTTCCACTGATGGGCAAACTGATAAGATTCAATCAATGAGCCATTTGGCCACATCGTATAAAAGAAGCTGATTTCTAATTTATAAAAAATAAGACTGATGAGAATAGCAACTACTAACATGGCGGGTCGAATTATTTTTTTCAACTCTTGTAAAAACATGTTAAAGCACCTCCTTTTTTGAATAAAAATAACGAAATAAAAGGCTAAAACCACTTAATAAAACTAAACTAGCACTAACAACAACTGTTTCTTGAAAAGGTATTATTGTGTAGGGACCTGTTTCAGTGAACCAAAAAGAATAATTTTCAAGTACTTGTTGCGGAGAAAACATTAGCAATAAAAAGAAATAGTCCATTTTACTACTCGTATATGACACAAGGCCTTTGTGCACACAAAATAAAACAATGGCTACTCCCAGTCCTTTAGCCATATTTTCCTTCCATAAACCGATAAAGAAAAATAAGGTAAAGTAAATAATTAGTAATCCTAAACCTAAAAGAATAGAAAAGATAACATAATTTTTTATAGACATTGGTAGCCAAGTAATAAATGGCATTTCAACAAATAATAAGCTGTTTTCATAAATATTAGTCAAAAAGTAAGTAGAAACACTGCTATCTAGCAATTCAGTCATAGGATAAAAAAGAAAAAGTGTACTTAAACTAAACAGATGAAGAATGATATAAAAAAGAAGAGACAAACAAATACCTGCTATATACTTATTCACCTGTACCTTTCTCCCTATTTCGGAGGTGAGTAATAACTTATCTGTTTTGGTTAGCTTTTCTGCTGTACTAGAAAACAAACCAATTAGACAAGCAAAAATTAAACTCTCTATTAATAGTGCTTTTAGAACCACATTTTTAAGATGGTTAAAGACAGGCAACGTTTCACTACCAAGAGCAATATCTAAAGCAGCTTTTTCTTTACTCAACTGTGTTATTACTGGATTTAATTGTTGGTATTTTTCTTCCAATTTTCCCCTATAGTTTCCTTGAACTTGAAACACATCAATCATTTTTTTCGATAGTTCTTCTCCTTGAAGAGTGTCATAAATATCCTCAACTGATTTAATATCATTTTTCACCCGTTGATTCTTTTCTTTAGATAGAATATTTTCTTTTAATTCTGGTGTGACTTTCTGTCCTTCTTCTATGTTTACTTGCTTGATACTATTAAGATAGTCATCATTTACATCTAATGTTAAAAGCAGACCTGTGTTAAACAAAAGACATCCGAATAAAAAAAGAAAAATAATAGGTTGTTCTACTAATTTTTTTATTTCAAAGCCAACCAATCGTAAATTCACGTCTACACCTCATCTCGGTAAATATATAAAAAAGCATCCTCCAATGTTGGTGTAACTACTTTAGCTTTTTCGATTTGGTTCTCACTTGCAATACGTAAAACCGCTCCTTGAGTTGTCTGACGTTCGCTCAAGATAAATTGCTCAGAACTTACTTTTCCATTACTAGGAATTTCAAAAATTTTACCTTGAACCGTTTGAGTAACTTCTTCTGGAGAAGCAGAAAGATAAACTTCATGATTTTTTAAAAGAATAATTTGGTTCGCTATTGTTTCTATATCAGAAACAATATGAGTAGATAAAATAATGATTCTATCTTTTGCTAATTGATGAAGCAAGTTTCTAAAACGAACTCTTTCTTTTGGATCAAGGCCTGCTGTTGGTTCATCTAAAACAAGCAATTTAGGATCATTTAGCATCGCTTGGGCAATGCCCACTCGTTGAATCATTCCACCTGAGAAAGTTTTCATTTTTTTACGCTTCACATGAGATAAAGCAACTAAATCAAGTAATTCATCTACTCTTTTTTTAGCTACTTTTTTGTCCATTTTTTGCAACACTGAAAGATACATCAAAAATTTTTCTGGCGTATAATTTCCATAGTAACCAAAATCTTGTGGTAAATAACCAAAATTTCCTCGGTACACCCTCCCTAAATCTGCGATTGAGCGCCCCTCCCAAAGTATTTCTCCAGAACTTGGAAACAAAAGAGTCGTTATCATCTTGATTAAAGTTGTTTTACCAGCGCCATTTGGAGCAAGTAAGCCATAAACACCATTTTCAAAGGTTAAATTAATATCTTTTAGTACCTGAGTTTCCTTGAAGTTTTTACTAACATTTTTAAGTTCTAACATAGTAAACACTCCTTTCTCGTTGATTTAAATAATCATAGCGAAGCATCAAGATAAAGCTGAAAAAACCTATCACAGCCATCAAGACTACTATTGTTTCAGGTAACACCATTAATAAGGGATAAATTATATCTATCTTTAAAACTAAAACTGCTCCAATGCCTAACCAAATAATCGGGCTTATTTTATAACTATTTCTCATTGAAAAAAAATGATCCAGTATTAATTGACCGGTAGAAAATAGAAAAAGTGATGTACTAGATAAACTAATTAATTTTAATAACGATAATTCTTGATTAGCAGCAAACCAGATAACAACACTTAATAAAACAGAAGCGGTTAATGAAAGTAAGCTAAATAATAACGTTCTAATAACCATTATTTCTTGTAAAGATACTTTCAGTGTCATTTTTAATTCAAATGTTTTAAATTGAATCTCTTTCCAAATGCTTAAATAGTGAAACAAACTAAAAAAGATAGGCGCACACAAAAATGTATAAAAATAGACTTTTTCACCTACTTCCTGAAACAACCACATGTGATTAAAAGAGCCTCGACTAGATGCACTTAAAATAAAAATAATTAAAGCAAGTAGAACACTCATCACTAAAACAAAGATTTCAGTTAATCCCCAAAAGACAATTTTCCAATCAAATGCTTTAAAAAATAACCAGATAAACTCACCAAAATTTGCTTTTTTCAACGTTGTGTTTTCTAAAATATATTGAATGCTTCTCTCTTTTTCTTGATTACTTAGGACACTTTCTTCCAAATATTTAGGCTTCATCTCTAAACTCCTTTCTAATCTTTGTTATTAAGCGATAATATTGCGCTTTTACTTTCTCTTCTTTTTCTACAAGTAACTCACTTATCTCCTTAAACGATAGTCCACCGTATATCCTTAAACGAAATACTTCTTGAATTTCTGGCCTAAAAGTAGCGACATATCGATTAACAGTTTCTAACATTTCTTTTTCTAACAACTTCTCATCTATTTCAACTTCCTCTAACCACTGATTATCATCTAACTCTTCGTAAAGTAATTGTTTTTTACGACGACTATCAATAACTTTATAAGTACCTATCCGAAATAACCAGGTCTTAAAACTGGCTCGTCTTGCGTTATAAGTCATTAAATTATCGAGTGCTGCTATAAAAACATCTTGTGTCATATCCAAGGAATCTTCTTTATTCCCAATTTGTCTGTATAAAAAAAGATACAGCTCATCATAATAGCGTCTAACCAATTCATCCGCTGCAGCACTAGAGCCTTTTTTTATGATTTTTCGAATTAGGTATTTATCACTAATCATTTTAGAACTACCCTCCTTTTTCCTATCACCTTTATATTCGTTTTTCATCCCTAATTAGTTGCAGTTTTTTTAATAAAATAATTATTTTTATTTCCTTCTTAACTTTTTCTTTAAAGAATTTTCACTATTTATCTTATTTTTATCATTATTTTGACATATCTAT harbors:
- a CDS encoding RNA polymerase sigma factor; the protein is MISDKYLIRKIIKKGSSAAADELVRRYYDELYLFLYRQIGNKEDSLDMTQDVFIAALDNLMTYNARRASFKTWLFRIGTYKVIDSRRKKQLLYEELDDNQWLEEVEIDEKLLEKEMLETVNRYVATFRPEIQEVFRLRIYGGLSFKEISELLVEKEEKVKAQYYRLITKIRKEFRDEA
- a CDS encoding helix-turn-helix transcriptional regulator, which produces MSEDAGNLISQKRKEKKLTQDDLAKELHVTRQAVSNWERNVTVPDRPTIEKLSAVLGANLDQLVRKEQSSKIGDDQKMIDKEVEKMEMPINKYDTAIGLFYAVSLFVGMMVSLLLVVLKKPETWQMWTILVAIGLLVFLILGLTIHGIITLVRKDEGRNNIY
- a CDS encoding ABC transporter ATP-binding protein; translation: MLELKNVSKNFKETQVLKDINLTFENGVYGLLAPNGAGKTTLIKMITTLLFPSSGEILWEGRSIADLGRVYRGNFGYLPQDFGYYGNYTPEKFLMYLSVLQKMDKKVAKKRVDELLDLVALSHVKRKKMKTFSGGMIQRVGIAQAMLNDPKLLVLDEPTAGLDPKERVRFRNLLHQLAKDRIIILSTHIVSDIETIANQIILLKNHEVYLSASPEEVTQTVQGKIFEIPSNGKVSSEQFILSERQTTQGAVLRIASENQIEKAKVVTPTLEDAFLYIYRDEV
- a CDS encoding DUF1093 domain-containing protein, which produces MKKIIPIIFVAILGVVGFKTYAYYNDTYKATTAYAVVPAEVPEKKEALDMSGKKIKESDGTLNYSYDYSFDFVKENGKRQTQSYSMTSPNPTPYQPGTIVKAEISNKRVVKGPYVTEEKNVPKDILEQLRK
- a CDS encoding type I toxin-antitoxin system Fst family toxin, producing the protein MITNFLCSLLVGILITFFDYWLNNRDKK
- a CDS encoding AbrB family transcriptional regulator, whose translation is MVLRMVETFIVGLLGGIIAKKIKIPAPFMTGSMLAVALFSVLTEQTLMPSTFKIIAQIVSGAYIGQQVSKADLLNLPKIGKSILFLMLLFTFNMFAMGFVFHHFFQMDLVTALLSCMPGGIMDVSLISIDMGAESEIVATMQLSRLVGILLILPVWINFLLKHFGDEQKETSSNTSPKKLEKTLPIGTNRHLSNDLLILIVSGIGGAIGIYLGIPVGALIFSLIFSCLLKLTKNTAQLNSNIRYLAQILAGSIIGSTFTRHSMTQIHQLIVPATLLLFSYLFINVLFGVIIYKRGILDLKSALFASSPAGATDISLIAGELGGDMPKIAAIQISRTIYTIVVLPTLVQWFIQ
- a CDS encoding helix-turn-helix domain-containing protein; the encoded protein is MKIGEMIKENRVNKNMTQEDLAKKLFVSRPLVSKWETGKSYPDLHQLIQLSDFFEISLDELMREDIHLVNKKDNYVKKGIAWENWNNLVGLILVWLAIDIGFNFFEGNELFDIDYAWYFRFIMLVLIGTILWHNFLEKIIKKLLKID